Proteins found in one Arachis stenosperma cultivar V10309 chromosome 8, arast.V10309.gnm1.PFL2, whole genome shotgun sequence genomic segment:
- the LOC130943984 gene encoding putative F-box/FBD/LRR-repeat protein At4g13965 isoform X1: MPAMKFDAIEPNLKRARNTNGSVSEREGDEDRLSDLPDCVLIHLLEFLTTKDAVRTTLLSKRWKDLWKRVPSLRLRSTDPEFRHMTLFKKFVNKVLSFRDGSAPLHSLDFCYNGLIPPTLLIRVVKYAESHRIEQLRLNIDSGGIELPPCLFSIQTITWLDLSVPSGEALGLLPKFLNMTALMSLRLRRFAFSAGDGELVDPFSGCIKLKTLVIEHYVVKVPHILCISNVTLTNLTIHSSPFHSKEAYEIVLSTPSLRSFAYRGVISQKISSKSNLSFLEEVNIDVPKSLLSSRLHSPFILISWLQLLANVRSLTVSSCTLEILSKIPDLVNTESPCLDNLKSLIVKVQKFRRPVKLHKAELQLSSPRIDGAVDFLIRNSLFPEVTIVDY, encoded by the exons ATGCCAGCGATGAAATTtgatgctattgaacccaaTTTGAAGAGAGCAAGAAATACTAATGGTAGTGTTAGTGAGAGGGAAGGGGATGAAGATAGGCTCAGTGACTTACCGGATTGTGTTCTGATTCACTTGTTGGAATTCCTAACAACCAAAGATGCTGTTAGGACTACTCTCTTGTCCAAAAGATGGAAGGATCTATGGAAACGAGTTCCTTCTCTTAGATTACGTAGCACAGACCCTGAATTTCGACATATGACATTGTTCAAGAAATTTGTTAATAAGGTTCTATCTTTTCGTGACGGCTCTGCTCCACTCCACAGCCTAGATTTCTGTTATAATGGTCTTATCCCACCTACGCTTTTGATAAGGGTTGTGAAATATGCTGAATCACATAGGATTGAGCAATTGAGACTCAATATTGATTCTGGTGGTATAGAGTTGCCACCTTgcttgttttccattcaaactaTAACGTGGCTTGATCTTTCAGTTCCTAGTGGAGAGGCCCTCGGATTGCTTCCAAAGTTTCTAAATATGACAGCTTTAATGAGTTTGCGTCTTAGGAGATTTGCCTTTAGTGCTGGTGATGGCGAACTGGTGGATCCCTTTTCGGGTTGTATCAAGTTGAAGACTTTGGTCATTGAGCATTATGTTGTAAAGGTTCCACATATCCTCTGCATTTCAAATGTTACACTTACCAATTTGACCATTCATTCTTCCCCTTTTCATAGCAAAGAAGCTTATGAAATTGTGCTATCAACTCCGAGTCTTCGTTCTTTTGCTTATCGGGGTGTTATCTCTCAGAAAATCTCTTCAAAAAGCaatctttcttttcttgaagAAGTAAATATCGATGTTCCCAAATCGTTATTATCGAGTCGCTTGCACTCACCTTTCATCCTAATTAGCTGGCTGCAATTGCTTGCTAATGTAAGATCATTGACTGTCAGTTCATGTACTCTTGAG ATTCTCTCCAAAATCCCAGATTTGGTGAACACTGAAAGCCCATGCTTGGATAACTTGAAATCATTGATAGTGAAAGTGCAGAAGTTTCGCAGGCCGGTGAAGCTACATAAAGCAGAACTGCAACTGTCATCTCCACGAATTGATGGAGCAGTTGATTTCCTAATTCGAAACTCCCTCTTTCCAGAGGTTACTATAGTAGATTACTGA
- the LOC130943984 gene encoding putative F-box/FBD/LRR-repeat protein At4g13965 isoform X2, translated as MPAMKFDAIEPNLKRARNTNGSVSEREGDEDRLSDLPDCVLIHLLEFLTTKDAVRTTLLSKRWKDLWKRVPSLRLRSTDPEFRHMTLFKKFVNKVLSFRDGSAPLHSLDFCYNGLIPPTLLIRVVKYAESHRIEQLRLNIDSGGIELPPCLFSIQTITWLDLSVPSGEALGLLPKFLNMTALMSLRLRRFAFSAGDGELVDPFSGCIKLKTLVIEHYVVKVPHILCISNVTLTNLTIHSSPFHSKEAYEIVLSTPSLRSFAYRGVISQKISSKSNLSFLEEVNIDVPKSLLSSRLHSPFILISWLQLLANILSKIPDLVNTESPCLDNLKSLIVKVQKFRRPVKLHKAELQLSSPRIDGAVDFLIRNSLFPEVTIVDY; from the exons ATGCCAGCGATGAAATTtgatgctattgaacccaaTTTGAAGAGAGCAAGAAATACTAATGGTAGTGTTAGTGAGAGGGAAGGGGATGAAGATAGGCTCAGTGACTTACCGGATTGTGTTCTGATTCACTTGTTGGAATTCCTAACAACCAAAGATGCTGTTAGGACTACTCTCTTGTCCAAAAGATGGAAGGATCTATGGAAACGAGTTCCTTCTCTTAGATTACGTAGCACAGACCCTGAATTTCGACATATGACATTGTTCAAGAAATTTGTTAATAAGGTTCTATCTTTTCGTGACGGCTCTGCTCCACTCCACAGCCTAGATTTCTGTTATAATGGTCTTATCCCACCTACGCTTTTGATAAGGGTTGTGAAATATGCTGAATCACATAGGATTGAGCAATTGAGACTCAATATTGATTCTGGTGGTATAGAGTTGCCACCTTgcttgttttccattcaaactaTAACGTGGCTTGATCTTTCAGTTCCTAGTGGAGAGGCCCTCGGATTGCTTCCAAAGTTTCTAAATATGACAGCTTTAATGAGTTTGCGTCTTAGGAGATTTGCCTTTAGTGCTGGTGATGGCGAACTGGTGGATCCCTTTTCGGGTTGTATCAAGTTGAAGACTTTGGTCATTGAGCATTATGTTGTAAAGGTTCCACATATCCTCTGCATTTCAAATGTTACACTTACCAATTTGACCATTCATTCTTCCCCTTTTCATAGCAAAGAAGCTTATGAAATTGTGCTATCAACTCCGAGTCTTCGTTCTTTTGCTTATCGGGGTGTTATCTCTCAGAAAATCTCTTCAAAAAGCaatctttcttttcttgaagAAGTAAATATCGATGTTCCCAAATCGTTATTATCGAGTCGCTTGCACTCACCTTTCATCCTAATTAGCTGGCTGCAATTGCTTGCTAAT ATTCTCTCCAAAATCCCAGATTTGGTGAACACTGAAAGCCCATGCTTGGATAACTTGAAATCATTGATAGTGAAAGTGCAGAAGTTTCGCAGGCCGGTGAAGCTACATAAAGCAGAACTGCAACTGTCATCTCCACGAATTGATGGAGCAGTTGATTTCCTAATTCGAAACTCCCTCTTTCCAGAGGTTACTATAGTAGATTACTGA